The sequence TAGGCGCTCTGGTAGTCGTCCCACTGCTTGCGCACTTCGATGTCGCCCAGGCTGAATTTCCAGTGCTTTTCTGGGTCGTCGATACGCTCCTGCAAACGTTCGCGCTGTTCTTCATGGCTGATGTGGAGCATGAACTTGAGGATCACCGTGCCGGTCTCGGCCAGCAGGCGCTCGAAGTCCTTGATGTGCTCGTAGCGCTGCAGCGTCTGCTGCGGCGTGATCCAGCCATTGACCACCGGCACCAGCACGTCTTCGTAGTGGCTGCGGTTGAAGATCATCATTTCGCCTGCGCCCGGGGTCTTCTGGTGGATGCGCCAGAGGTAGTCGTGATCGCGCTCGGCTTCGGTGGGCGCCTTCCAGCCCACGGTGTGCACACCCAGCGGGCTGGTGCGCGCAAACACGCCGCGCACCGTGCCGTCCTTGCCGGAGGTGTCGGTGCCTTGCAGCACCACCAGCAGCTTGTAGCGGCCATCGGCGTAGAAGAGGTTCTGCAGCGCGTCGAGCTCTTCGGCGAGGCTGGCCACGGCCGCCTGGTCGGCGGTTTTGTTGCCCACCGAAAACGGTTTGGCGTCGGGCTTGAACGACTTGAGCGAGACCCCTTTGGGCTTCTTGCCGCCGTTGCCCGGCGCCACCTGCCAGTCTTGCCACGGGCTGCCTTTGGCGGCCACGATGGCCCGCGTGGGGAAGGGCAGTGGGGCGTCGTTCGAGCTGGGCATGGGGTCTCCGTTCGTGGCTCGGGCTCGGTCTTGCGAGCCCGTTTTGATTGACGTTTACGTAAACGTCATGTTAACGCGTCCAGACCAAAAAAGGGGCGCTCGCGCGCCCCTGATCTGCGTGGTTCCAGACCGCTGGATCAGCGGTAGAGCACCTGCGGCAGCCACAGGCCAATGGCCGGGAACTGGTACAGCAACACGATGGCCAGCACCTGAATACCCATGAACGGCAGCATGCCGGCGAAGATCTGGTTCAGCGTCACGTGTTTCGGTGCCACGCCCTTCAGGTAGAACGCGCTCATGGCCACCGGCGGGCTCAGGAAAGCGGTCTGCAGGTTCAGCGCCACCAGCAGGCCGAAGAACAGCGGGTCGACCCCGAAGTTGTCCAGCAGCGGGATGAAGATGGGCATGAAGATCACGATGATCTCGGTCCACTCCAGCGGCCAGCCGAGGATGAAGATGATCACCTGCGACATGATCAGGAACTCGGTCTTCGTCAGGTTCATGCTCAGCACCCAGGTCTCGACCAGTTCCTGCCCGCCCAGCAGCGCAAACGCCGCCGAGAAGATGGCCGAGCCCACGAACAGCCAGCACACCATGGCGCTGGTCTTGGCGGTGAGGAACACGCTTTCCTTCACCACGTTGAAGGTGAGCTGGCGGTAGGCCGCGGCCAGCAGGAAGCCGCCGAACGCGCCCACCGCCGCCGCCTCGGTGGGCGTGGCCAGACCAAACACGATCGAGCCCAGCACCGACAGGATCAGCACCAGCAGCGGGAAGAAGCTGGAGAGCAGCATCTTGAAGACTTCCAGCCGCGTGAAGCTCAGGATGGCGTAGAAGACCACCATGGCCAGCAAGCCCACAGCCAGCCCGATCCAGAAGCTCATGGACGCGGGCTTGGTGGTGGCCACCGGCTCGGCGGTGTCACCCGCTGGCGCGGCTGCGGCTGCTGGCTCGGCCACGGCATCGGCCGGCGCACCTGCCGCTGGGGCTTCGGCTTCGGCACCCGGCGGTTCGGCAACGGCGTCCGCGTCCGCACCAGGTGGTTCGGCCACCGCATCGTCGGACGGGGGTTCGGCGAGGCCACCTTCTTCAGTTGGGGGTCCTGCCAAACCGCTTTCTTGCGCAGGCGGATCGGCCAGGCTGCCCTGGTAGTCGTTTTCGTCAACCTTGGCGCCCGCGCCCATGGGCTGCAGCTCTTCGTAGGTTTCCACCGGCACCACGGTGGTGGCGCTCTGGTAACTGGTGATGGCGACTGCAGCAAACAGGATCGCCGGCAGCAGGGCAATACCGAGCTGGCCCAACAGGTACTTGGTGGAGACGTTCTGGTTGCGCTGACCCTTGAGTGCCTTGATCAGGTTGGACACGGCCCAGCCGTCGCCGGTGGCGCCAATGGCCATCAGCGGCGGCGGCAGGGGCACGAAACGCTGCGCTGCGGTGAGCGGCGGTGCCCAGTCCGGCTTGAGCTTGGCCATGATGATCACGTAAAGGATGTACAGACCGGCCAGCATGATGCCGGGGAAGAAGGCACCAGCGTACAGCTGCACCACCGACACGCCGGCTGTGGCGCCGTAAACGATGAGCAGCACCGAGGGCGGGATCAGGATGCCCAGGCAGCCGCCGGCGGTGATGACACCGGCGGACAGGCGCACGTCGTAGCCGGCGCGCAGCATCTGCGGCAAGGCCAGCAGGCCCATCAGCGTGACGACCGCGCCCACGATGCCGGTGGCGGTGGCGAACACCGCGCAGGTCACCAGCGTGGCCACGCCCAGCGAGCCGGGCACGCGGGCCAGGGCCAGGTGCAGGCTGCGGAACAGCTTGTCGATCAGGTTGGCCCGTTCCACGAGGTAACCCATGAACACGAACAGCGGGATCGAGATCAGCACGTCGT is a genomic window of Hydrogenophaga sp. RAC07 containing:
- a CDS encoding TRAP transporter large permease, which produces MKIRKELWFGFTLMALIGAAALTMVFSVETMTNGHYGLLMLSLVVVAIMLGFPTAFTLMGMGMMFAFFAYHSGTQTAGGAMQQTLDLMVQRAFSVMGNDVLISIPLFVFMGYLVERANLIDKLFRSLHLALARVPGSLGVATLVTCAVFATATGIVGAVVTLMGLLALPQMLRAGYDVRLSAGVITAGGCLGILIPPSVLLIVYGATAGVSVVQLYAGAFFPGIMLAGLYILYVIIMAKLKPDWAPPLTAAQRFVPLPPPLMAIGATGDGWAVSNLIKALKGQRNQNVSTKYLLGQLGIALLPAILFAAVAITSYQSATTVVPVETYEELQPMGAGAKVDENDYQGSLADPPAQESGLAGPPTEEGGLAEPPSDDAVAEPPGADADAVAEPPGAEAEAPAAGAPADAVAEPAAAAAPAGDTAEPVATTKPASMSFWIGLAVGLLAMVVFYAILSFTRLEVFKMLLSSFFPLLVLILSVLGSIVFGLATPTEAAAVGAFGGFLLAAAYRQLTFNVVKESVFLTAKTSAMVCWLFVGSAIFSAAFALLGGQELVETWVLSMNLTKTEFLIMSQVIIFILGWPLEWTEIIVIFMPIFIPLLDNFGVDPLFFGLLVALNLQTAFLSPPVAMSAFYLKGVAPKHVTLNQIFAGMLPFMGIQVLAIVLLYQFPAIGLWLPQVLYR
- a CDS encoding PPK2 family polyphosphate kinase, with protein sequence MPSSNDAPLPFPTRAIVAAKGSPWQDWQVAPGNGGKKPKGVSLKSFKPDAKPFSVGNKTADQAAVASLAEELDALQNLFYADGRYKLLVVLQGTDTSGKDGTVRGVFARTSPLGVHTVGWKAPTEAERDHDYLWRIHQKTPGAGEMMIFNRSHYEDVLVPVVNGWITPQQTLQRYEHIKDFERLLAETGTVILKFMLHISHEEQRERLQERIDDPEKHWKFSLGDIEVRKQWDDYQSAYEAFLNATSTPWAPWTVVPADSKTHRNLMIAAIVRDTLKALDLRFPPEDPTLTGLKIA